In a single window of the Patescibacteria group bacterium genome:
- a CDS encoding PCRF domain-containing protein — translation MSQEVNSIILEIRAGVGGEEAALFAAELLRMYQKYAQKKNWQTTLLDISYSSLKGIKEAVLEITGEGVEIFKNEAGVHRVQRIPETEKSGRVHTSTASVAVLYKPKDVKVDIKPEDLEISFFRSSGPGGQNVNKVETAVRILHKPSGVIVSCQSERSQFKNREKAIEMLKTKLYEAKWTADQGKLSEERRQQIGRADRSEKIKTYNFPQDRLTDHRYKKNFHNLEKIMDGELDNIFKIYQEKNN, via the coding sequence ATGTCTCAAGAGGTTAATTCTATAATTTTAGAAATAAGAGCTGGTGTTGGCGGCGAAGAAGCCGCTCTTTTTGCTGCTGAATTATTAAGAATGTATCAAAAATATGCCCAGAAAAAAAACTGGCAAACAACTCTTTTGGATATCAGTTATAGTTCGTTAAAAGGAATTAAGGAGGCGGTTTTGGAAATTACTGGTGAAGGAGTGGAAATATTTAAAAACGAAGCTGGTGTTCATCGCGTTCAACGCATTCCCGAAACAGAAAAATCCGGCCGCGTTCATACTTCTACCGCCTCTGTAGCAGTTTTATATAAACCAAAAGATGTAAAAGTTGATATTAAACCAGAAGATTTAGAAATTAGTTTTTTCCGATCATCAGGGCCAGGCGGACAAAATGTTAATAAAGTTGAAACCGCTGTCCGTATTCTACATAAACCAAGCGGAGTAATTGTTTCCTGTCAAAGCGAAAGGTCTCAATTCAAAAATAGAGAAAAAGCTATTGAGATGTTGAAAACAAAATTATATGAGGCTAAATGGACGGCTGACCAAGGAAAACTTTCCGAAGAAAGACGCCAACAAATTGGCCGTGCTGATCGTTCTGAAAAAATCAAAACTTATAATTTCCCGCAAGATCGTTTGACAGATCATCGCTATAAGAAAAATTTCCATAATTTGGAAAAAATTATGGATGGTGAATTAGATAATATTTTCAAAATTTATCAGGAAAAAAATAATTAA
- the rpmE gene encoding 50S ribosomal protein L31, producing the protein MKKEIHPKYYPNAKVKCVCGNTFEIGATVPEIEVEICSKCHPFYTGKEKIIDTAGRVDKFKKRLEKKTILEKEGKGVKKTKRVKKESKRKEKSEK; encoded by the coding sequence ATGAAAAAAGAAATTCATCCAAAATATTATCCTAATGCTAAAGTCAAATGTGTTTGCGGAAATACATTTGAAATCGGCGCCACAGTTCCAGAAATCGAAGTAGAAATCTGTTCAAAATGCCACCCCTTTTACACTGGCAAAGAAAAAATTATTGATACAGCCGGCCGCGTTGATAAATTTAAGAAACGCTTGGAAAAGAAAACCATATTAGAAAAAGAAGGGAAAGGCGTTAAAAAAACCAAAAGAGTAAAAAAAGAGAGCAAACGAAAAGAAAAATCCGAAAAATAA
- the rpsB gene encoding 30S ribosomal protein S2 — protein MITTVQNHLNQQDLEKERILKEMAEAKVCFGHSASRLHPRMKPFVAGVKNTQTIINLEKTYDYLIKARELFSSLKKEGKTILFVNTNPATNDITEAAATKTSNPFITNRWIGGFLTNFPVISKRIAYFNELKKKKESGELEKYTKKEQLKFEEELEELEELFAGVKNCQKLPDAIFVIDAKIHQYAVKEAQRIGIPIIALVNTDNDPTGIVCPIPASDLHRSSVEYITNFIIND, from the coding sequence ATGATTACGACCGTTCAAAATCATTTAAACCAACAAGATTTGGAAAAAGAAAGAATTTTGAAAGAAATGGCTGAGGCAAAAGTTTGTTTTGGGCACAGCGCTTCGCGTTTGCATCCGCGAATGAAACCATTTGTTGCGGGTGTAAAGAATACCCAAACAATTATTAATTTAGAAAAGACTTACGACTATTTGATTAAAGCCAGAGAACTTTTCAGTTCTTTAAAAAAAGAAGGAAAAACAATTTTATTTGTTAATACCAACCCAGCTACTAATGATATCACTGAGGCAGCGGCCACAAAGACTAGCAACCCGTTTATTACTAATCGTTGGATAGGAGGATTTTTAACAAATTTTCCTGTTATTTCCAAACGCATCGCTTATTTCAATGAATTGAAAAAAAAGAAAGAATCGGGAGAGTTGGAAAAGTACACTAAAAAGGAGCAGTTGAAATTTGAGGAAGAACTGGAAGAACTAGAAGAATTATTTGCGGGTGTAAAAAATTGTCAGAAATTGCCAGATGCGATTTTTGTTATTGACGCCAAAATTCATCAATACGCTGTTAAAGAGGCTCAACGCATTGGAATTCCAATTATTGCTTTGGTGAATACCGATAATGACCCAACGGGAATCGTTTGTCCGATTCCAGCTAGTGACCTTCATCGAAGCAGTGTGGAATATATCACAAATTTCATTATTAACGATTAA
- a CDS encoding elongation factor Ts, which produces MDLKQVKELRDLTGASIMDCRNALEEAKGDFNKAQEILKKKGLAIAAKKESRETKAGLIEAYIHANGKIGVLIDLRCETDFVAKNPLFKELAHDLALQIAAMSPLYVSESDIPEELLNKEKESYLAEFKNSNKPEKVINQIIEGKLQKWYQEICLIHQPFIKNQDQKVEDVVKEYIAKIGENIKIHRFVRFEI; this is translated from the coding sequence ATGGATTTAAAACAAGTAAAAGAATTACGTGATTTAACTGGCGCATCCATTATGGATTGTCGCAATGCTTTAGAAGAGGCGAAGGGGGATTTTAATAAAGCGCAGGAGATTTTAAAGAAAAAAGGTTTAGCTATTGCGGCAAAAAAAGAAAGTCGCGAAACAAAAGCCGGTTTAATTGAAGCCTACATCCACGCTAATGGTAAAATTGGTGTTTTAATTGATTTGCGTTGTGAAACTGATTTTGTGGCTAAAAATCCTTTATTTAAGGAATTAGCTCATGATTTAGCTTTACAAATTGCTGCTATGTCTCCGTTGTACGTTAGCGAGAGTGATATTCCGGAGGAATTATTAAACAAAGAGAAAGAATCCTATTTAGCAGAATTTAAAAACAGCAACAAACCAGAGAAAGTTATTAATCAAATTATTGAGGGAAAATTACAAAAGTGGTATCAGGAAATTTGTTTAATTCACCAGCCATTCATTAAAAATCAGGATCAAAAAGTAGAAGATGTGGTGAAGGAATATATCGCTAAAATAGGGGAAAACATTAAGATACATCGATTTGTCAGATTTGAAATCTAA
- the rpmG gene encoding 50S ribosomal protein L33, whose amino-acid sequence MPQENLIKLQCSVCKRINYYTRKNKKTIQKKLEIKKYCPFCDKRTVHKEVKR is encoded by the coding sequence ATGCCACAGGAAAATTTAATTAAACTTCAATGCTCGGTGTGTAAAAGGATTAATTATTACACCCGAAAAAATAAAAAAACTATTCAGAAAAAATTAGAAATAAAAAAATATTGTCCTTTTTGCGATAAAAGAACAGTACATAAAGAAGTGAAAAGATAA
- a CDS encoding GtrA family protein yields the protein MRKKDLILGFLIGLIISFLIWPVWLNLHILLNFWSYRWLLIIILPILTLAVVVVAHLLKKITNLFWQLAKYGLVGILNTLIDFGILNFLSYLTKIYQGGWLVVFNFFAFFTANINSYFWNKYWTFESSEKAKTQEFIKFFTVSVVGFLLNSAVLFGITSIHPQFNLSASQWENVAKVIGTFIYLVWNFVGYKFFVFKK from the coding sequence ATGCGTAAAAAAGATTTAATTTTGGGATTTTTGATAGGATTAATTATTTCTTTTTTAATTTGGCCAGTTTGGTTAAATTTACATATCTTGTTGAATTTCTGGTCTTATCGGTGGTTATTGATTATTATCTTGCCGATTTTAACTTTGGCAGTTGTTGTAGTCGCACATCTACTTAAAAAAATCACCAATCTTTTTTGGCAATTGGCGAAATATGGGTTGGTTGGCATTCTTAATACTTTGATTGACTTTGGCATTCTTAATTTTTTGAGTTATTTAACAAAAATTTATCAGGGCGGCTGGTTGGTGGTATTTAATTTCTTTGCTTTTTTTACTGCTAATATTAATAGTTATTTCTGGAATAAATATTGGACATTTGAATCTTCTGAAAAAGCAAAAACTCAAGAGTTTATCAAATTTTTCACTGTTAGTGTTGTCGGTTTTTTGCTTAATTCAGCCGTGCTTTTCGGGATAACTTCTATTCATCCACAGTTTAATTTAAGCGCAAGTCAGTGGGAAAATGTAGCTAAAGTTATCGGCACTTTTATTTATTTAGTTTGGAATTTTGTTGGTTATAAATTCTTTGTTTTTAAGAAATAA
- a CDS encoding phage holin family protein → MKFLSRLSLQILLNLLGLWLIIKIVPEVSYTADFKILFLTAIVLGILNFVLRPILKLILAPIIALTLGLFTLVINAFLLWLATQLVEGLVIPIGWPLIWGTIIMSIINTIFHLFAKK, encoded by the coding sequence ATGAAATTTCTCTCGCGTTTAAGTTTGCAGATTTTATTGAATCTTTTAGGGTTGTGGCTGATTATCAAGATTGTGCCAGAAGTTTCATATACAGCGGATTTTAAAATTTTATTTTTAACCGCTATTGTTTTGGGGATTTTGAATTTTGTGTTAAGACCCATTTTAAAATTAATTCTTGCGCCGATTATTGCGTTAACTCTAGGACTTTTTACTTTGGTAATTAATGCCTTTCTTTTGTGGCTTGCCACTCAGTTGGTTGAGGGATTGGTTATACCAATTGGCTGGCCATTAATTTGGGGAACTATTATAATGTCGATAATTAATACAATTTTTCATCTTTTTGCTAAAAAATAA
- the secG gene encoding preprotein translocase subunit SecG, whose protein sequence is MSTTIITIAQIIVSILLIGIIIIQQRGTGLGGIFGGGSTEFYQQRRGLEKKIFYFTIFLAALFFVLNLMALLRA, encoded by the coding sequence ATGAGTACAACTATTATAACCATTGCTCAAATTATTGTTTCCATTTTATTAATTGGCATCATTATTATCCAACAGCGTGGCACGGGATTGGGTGGTATTTTTGGTGGCGGTAGCACAGAATTTTATCAGCAACGCCGAGGGTTGGAAAAGAAAATTTTTTATTTTACTATTTTTTTGGCAGCGCTTTTCTTTGTGTTAAATTTGATGGCTTTGTTACGAGCTTAA
- a CDS encoding ABC transporter substrate-binding protein: MKFKYFFKKEFWQNFWHLLSKTERLIFWAAVSIIGISIISYSVYWYFTSTTIIPKEGGTLREGYVGQPTSLNPIFAANEIDQSLCALVYSGLLKSDGKGGVMPDLADSYEKSEDGRHWVVRLRKDIFWHDGVPFTADDVVFTISAIQNSETNSPYRLAWQGVTVTKISDYTLTFDLKNSYAFFEENLKQKIIPKHIFGDIPLANIKSLSQYNFEPIGTGPFVYQKFDADKKGYINYYVFVANSRYYNGRPYINNYIVKFYKSESELLKAFEYHQIDLVNNISPNNLRNINRSYTLYTYTLPQYFAVFFNGNISKVLADKNVRYALNYATNRSEIIEKVFNQLADSTEGPLLGWMKGYEANLNYDYSIDRAKEILMSGGWSDNDGDGVLEKTLNKGENPTPLKFILTVPSANFLIETASLLKKQWQQIGVEVEIQIIDSKELQENYLMTRLYDALIYGNIINQDPDLFPFWHSSQKFYPGLNLALYENQAVDKILEEIRMGNNQEVKSKNLAKVYSLILSDAPAVFLYNPKILLVTTPALKIENLKRVNISAERYFNVYQWHLKTKRVLIKSLNQN; this comes from the coding sequence ATGAAATTTAAATATTTCTTCAAAAAAGAATTTTGGCAAAATTTTTGGCATTTGCTTTCAAAGACCGAACGCTTAATTTTTTGGGCAGCAGTATCAATAATCGGAATTTCTATTATTAGTTATAGCGTTTATTGGTATTTTACTTCAACCACGATTATTCCTAAAGAAGGAGGCACTTTAAGAGAAGGTTATGTTGGTCAGCCGACGAGTTTAAATCCGATTTTTGCCGCCAACGAAATTGATCAAAGTTTATGTGCATTGGTTTATAGTGGTTTGCTAAAAAGCGATGGAAAGGGTGGGGTAATGCCTGATTTGGCTGATTCATATGAAAAAAGCGAAGATGGTCGTCATTGGGTAGTGAGATTGCGCAAAGATATTTTTTGGCATGATGGCGTGCCATTTACGGCTGATGATGTTGTTTTTACAATTTCGGCTATTCAAAATTCAGAAACTAATAGCCCTTATCGTCTAGCTTGGCAAGGAGTGACCGTTACTAAAATCAGCGACTATACCTTAACTTTTGACTTAAAAAATTCTTATGCTTTTTTTGAAGAGAATTTGAAGCAAAAGATTATACCTAAACATATTTTTGGAGACATCCCATTGGCTAATATTAAAAGTTTATCCCAATACAATTTTGAACCCATTGGCACCGGTCCTTTTGTGTACCAAAAATTTGATGCTGATAAAAAGGGTTATATTAATTATTATGTTTTTGTTGCCAACTCGCGATATTATAATGGACGGCCTTATATCAATAACTATATCGTTAAATTCTATAAAAGTGAAAGCGAATTATTAAAAGCTTTTGAATATCATCAAATTGATTTAGTCAATAATATTTCCCCTAATAATTTAAGAAATATCAATCGTTCATACACTCTTTATACTTATACCCTTCCTCAATATTTTGCAGTTTTTTTTAATGGCAATATATCAAAAGTTTTAGCTGATAAAAATGTTCGTTATGCCCTAAATTATGCCACCAATCGTTCTGAAATTATCGAAAAAGTTTTTAATCAATTAGCTGATTCAACAGAAGGACCGCTTTTGGGATGGATGAAGGGGTATGAAGCTAATTTAAACTACGATTATTCAATAGACAGAGCCAAAGAAATTCTAATGTCTGGTGGTTGGAGTGATAATGATGGCGATGGTGTTTTGGAAAAAACTTTAAATAAAGGTGAAAACCCGACACCATTAAAATTTATTTTGACAGTTCCCTCGGCAAATTTTTTGATAGAAACAGCATCGTTGCTTAAAAAACAATGGCAACAAATTGGCGTTGAAGTTGAAATCCAAATTATTGATTCAAAAGAATTACAAGAGAATTATTTAATGACTCGTTTGTATGATGCGTTAATTTATGGAAATATCATTAATCAAGATCCCGATTTATTTCCATTTTGGCATTCATCTCAGAAGTTTTATCCAGGTTTGAACCTTGCTCTGTACGAAAATCAGGCGGTTGATAAAATTTTGGAAGAAATTAGAATGGGCAATAACCAAGAAGTTAAAAGTAAAAATTTAGCCAAAGTATACTCATTGATTTTGTCTGATGCTCCAGCGGTGTTTCTTTATAACCCAAAAATTTTATTAGTTACAACTCCCGCATTAAAAATAGAAAATTTAAAACGAGTTAATATTTCGGCTGAGCGCTATTTTAATGTTTATCAGTGGCATTTAAAAACGAAAAGAGTTTTAATCAAATCCCTTAATCAAAATTAA
- a CDS encoding ribonuclease J — MMQHRKAKKEIKDSHEKIKICILGGVGEVGRNLSFIEYKNQILVFDCGLRFPEEDMPGVDFIIPNVDYLEKNRKKILGIFITHAHYDHIGAIPYIAEKLGSPTIYTAPLTKAIILKRQADFPYQKELDVEAIDIEKLEPISLGVFKIHPYLVNHNVPDTLGFATETPLGTIFYMPDFKIDFSPIIDKPIDLGRISRLASKTPLVLMADSTGAEEPGHSISEKAIYDDLERIFEKASGRIIAATFASLISRLQQLIWLSEKFNRRVVIDGYSMKSNVEIARMMGYLKINKNTLISPQEAQGLLSRQLTILCTGSQGEDKAVLMRIANREHKFFKVEKGDTVIFSSSVVPGNERTVQNLKDSFYRQGARVFHYKMMDIHAGGHAQQEELKLMINLIRPKFLIPIHGQYSMLQAHADLAEQLGMPKQNIVIANNGQIIEVGKEQIMPTQYEVPANYVMVDGLGVGDVGEIVLRDRNQLAQDGMLVIVAVIDGEKGELRGEPEISSRGFVYLKNSQELMEKTKYIIKDVIEKTISKDHTTNWAYVKDNLRDKVGEFLFKETQRRPMVLPFIVEV; from the coding sequence ATGATGCAGCATAGAAAAGCAAAAAAAGAAATAAAGGATTCTCATGAAAAGATAAAAATTTGTATTTTGGGTGGCGTTGGTGAAGTCGGACGCAACCTTTCATTTATTGAATACAAAAATCAAATATTGGTTTTTGATTGCGGATTGAGATTTCCAGAAGAGGATATGCCGGGCGTTGATTTTATTATTCCCAATGTCGATTATTTAGAGAAAAATCGTAAAAAAATATTAGGAATTTTTATTACACACGCTCATTATGATCACATTGGCGCTATTCCTTATATCGCTGAAAAATTGGGTTCTCCAACTATTTATACAGCTCCTTTAACCAAGGCGATTATTCTTAAAAGACAAGCAGACTTTCCGTATCAAAAAGAACTGGATGTTGAGGCGATTGATATTGAAAAATTAGAGCCAATCTCTCTGGGTGTTTTTAAAATTCATCCTTATCTTGTTAATCACAATGTACCTGATACGTTAGGATTTGCCACAGAAACTCCCTTAGGAACAATTTTTTATATGCCAGATTTTAAAATTGATTTTAGTCCAATTATTGATAAGCCGATTGATTTGGGTCGAATTAGTCGTTTAGCCTCAAAAACACCGCTGGTTTTAATGGCGGATTCAACTGGTGCCGAAGAACCTGGTCATTCAATTTCCGAAAAAGCAATTTATGATGATTTAGAAAGAATTTTTGAAAAGGCATCTGGAAGAATTATTGCTGCAACTTTTGCCTCTCTTATTAGTCGTTTACAACAATTGATTTGGTTGTCAGAAAAATTTAATCGTCGTGTAGTAATTGATGGTTATAGTATGAAAAGCAATGTAGAAATTGCACGAATGATGGGTTATTTAAAAATTAATAAAAATACTTTAATTTCTCCTCAGGAGGCGCAGGGATTGCTTTCGCGACAATTGACAATTTTATGCACGGGTTCTCAAGGCGAGGACAAGGCGGTTTTAATGAGAATTGCCAACCGCGAACATAAATTTTTCAAAGTGGAAAAAGGAGATACAGTCATTTTTTCTTCATCGGTTGTTCCTGGCAATGAAAGAACAGTTCAAAATCTAAAAGATAGTTTTTATCGTCAAGGCGCTAGAGTGTTTCATTATAAAATGATGGATATTCATGCTGGTGGTCATGCCCAGCAAGAGGAACTAAAACTGATGATTAATCTAATTCGTCCGAAATTTTTAATTCCAATTCATGGTCAGTATTCAATGCTTCAGGCTCATGCTGATTTGGCTGAGCAATTAGGGATGCCAAAACAAAATATTGTAATTGCTAATAATGGTCAGATTATTGAAGTTGGTAAAGAACAGATTATGCCAACCCAATATGAAGTGCCGGCTAATTATGTGATGGTTGATGGATTGGGCGTTGGAGATGTTGGAGAGATTGTTTTAAGAGATCGCAATCAATTAGCTCAAGATGGAATGCTGGTTATTGTGGCAGTTATTGATGGTGAAAAGGGAGAATTAAGAGGCGAACCGGAAATTTCTTCTCGTGGATTTGTTTATCTTAAAAATTCTCAAGAATTAATGGAAAAAACGAAGTATATTATTAAAGATGTTATCGAAAAAACAATTTCAAAAGACCATACAACTAATTGGGCTTATGTAAAAGATAATTTGCGTGATAAAGTAGGCGAGTTTCTTTTTAAAGAAACGCAGCGCCGCCCGATGGTTTTACCGTTTATTGTTGAAGTTTAA
- a CDS encoding class I SAM-dependent methyltransferase, translating into MNEDFANFLLQKTKENYNLIASDFANKRSFTPPAVVKNLILKYCHLQPQTKILDWGCGHGRYYSLFEQSDYYGIDISEELIKIAKNKYPHAKFIANQSFLSLPFENNFFDYIVCLDTLHHIPSKNYHQKFIKEAHRTLKENGIIILTVWNLNLIHLLFSGKFERIKYIFKSAFQRWFKNLPLERGDVFIPWSNLCNRFIHRFSLRELKKLFFQNGFKIIEAGNILRSDTKEKDLYIVAEKIKLQQ; encoded by the coding sequence ATGAATGAAGATTTTGCTAATTTTTTACTCCAAAAGACCAAAGAAAATTATAACTTAATCGCTTCTGATTTTGCAAATAAACGCTCTTTTACCCCTCCTGCCGTAGTGAAAAATTTGATTTTGAAATATTGCCATCTTCAACCACAAACAAAAATTTTAGACTGGGGATGCGGTCATGGCCGTTATTATTCTCTATTCGAACAATCTGATTATTATGGCATTGATATCTCTGAAGAATTAATCAAAATTGCTAAAAATAAGTATCCGCACGCGAAGTTTATTGCCAATCAATCTTTTTTATCTCTCCCCTTTGAAAATAATTTTTTTGATTATATTGTTTGTTTAGATACACTGCATCACATTCCCTCAAAAAATTACCACCAAAAATTTATCAAAGAAGCTCACCGAACCTTAAAAGAAAACGGCATAATTATTTTAACCGTGTGGAATCTTAATCTGATACACCTTCTTTTTTCGGGTAAATTCGAAAGAATTAAATATATTTTTAAATCAGCGTTTCAACGATGGTTCAAAAATTTACCGTTAGAACGCGGGGATGTTTTTATTCCGTGGTCTAATCTATGTAATCGTTTTATTCATCGCTTTTCTCTCAGAGAATTAAAAAAATTATTTTTCCAAAATGGTTTTAAAATTATTGAAGCGGGCAATATCTTGCGTTCTGATACAAAGGAAAAAGATTTGTATATAGTAGCCGAAAAAATTAAACTTCAACAATAA
- a CDS encoding tRNA uridine(34) 5-carboxymethylaminomethyl modification radical SAM/GNAT enzyme Elp3, with amino-acid sequence MEIAKQIIIEATKNKIKTKKELEDLKRLMAEKFKKPLISQVELLKDYHKLLKNKRIKKQPALEKILMTRPMRSLSGIVNITVLTKPFGCPGQCIFCPFEKGFPKSYLKGEPAADRAYDLKFDPYWQVTKRLEMLTEQGHPVDKIELRIVGGSWSFYPKYYQQWFIKRCFEAANNFNTKQKRKNLKLEEIFKINEKSKARIVGVSIETRPDLINEKEIQRLRKLGITMVELGVQTVFDDIHKLNKTGLDVKIIEKATFLLKEGGFKVLYHLMPNLYGSDFQKDLKMFETVFNDERFKPDWLKIYPTVVLENTHLYNLWRQNKYQPYSDKKLKDLLIKAKTEMPYWVRIARIIRDIPAQKIVAGTKLSNLREIIQKEMKMKGLECHCIRCREVKENYDPKERIYLFREDYDASGGKEVFLSFENKSRTKIFSLLRLRKPVFSTPPIFPALKDAALLREIKTYGELVPLSEKKLAPQHRGLGKKLIQEAECIVKKEFKLKKLAVIAGVGVRGYFKKLGYRLEDTYMVKKLN; translated from the coding sequence ATGGAAATAGCAAAACAAATTATTATTGAGGCGACAAAAAATAAAATAAAAACAAAAAAAGAGTTAGAAGATTTAAAAAGATTAATGGCGGAAAAATTTAAAAAACCGCTGATTTCTCAAGTTGAGCTATTAAAAGATTATCATAAATTATTAAAAAATAAAAGAATAAAAAAACAGCCAGCATTAGAAAAAATTTTAATGACTCGGCCGATGCGTTCTTTGTCTGGTATTGTTAATATTACTGTTTTAACGAAACCATTTGGTTGTCCAGGGCAATGTATTTTTTGTCCTTTTGAAAAAGGATTTCCAAAGAGTTATTTAAAGGGCGAACCAGCCGCTGACCGCGCTTATGACTTAAAATTTGACCCTTATTGGCAGGTGACTAAAAGGTTAGAAATGCTTACAGAACAAGGACATCCTGTTGATAAAATTGAATTGCGAATTGTAGGCGGTAGCTGGTCTTTTTATCCTAAATATTATCAGCAATGGTTTATTAAAAGATGTTTTGAGGCGGCTAATAATTTTAATACAAAGCAAAAAAGAAAAAATTTAAAACTAGAGGAGATATTTAAAATTAATGAAAAATCAAAAGCGCGAATAGTTGGAGTTTCAATTGAGACGCGTCCAGATTTGATTAATGAAAAAGAAATTCAGCGATTAAGAAAATTGGGTATAACAATGGTAGAATTGGGCGTACAAACTGTTTTTGATGATATTCATAAATTAAATAAAACCGGGCTTGATGTAAAAATTATTGAAAAAGCAACCTTTTTATTAAAAGAAGGTGGATTTAAAGTGCTTTATCATTTAATGCCAAATTTATATGGCTCTGATTTTCAGAAAGATTTAAAAATGTTTGAAACTGTTTTTAATGATGAACGTTTTAAGCCGGATTGGTTAAAAATTTATCCGACAGTTGTTTTAGAAAATACACATCTTTATAATTTGTGGCGTCAAAATAAATATCAGCCATATTCTGATAAAAAATTAAAAGATTTATTAATCAAAGCTAAAACAGAAATGCCCTATTGGGTAAGAATTGCTCGAATTATTCGAGATATTCCAGCGCAGAAAATTGTTGCAGGAACAAAATTGTCAAATTTAAGAGAGATTATTCAAAAAGAAATGAAGATGAAAGGTTTAGAATGCCATTGTATTCGTTGTCGGGAGGTCAAAGAAAATTATGACCCAAAGGAAAGAATTTATTTATTCAGAGAAGATTATGATGCATCGGGAGGCAAAGAGGTTTTTTTGAGCTTCGAAAACAAATCAAGAACTAAAATTTTTAGTTTATTACGTTTAAGAAAACCAGTTTTTTCAACTCCCCCTATTTTTCCTGCGCTAAAAGATGCAGCTTTGTTACGTGAAATAAAAACCTATGGAGAATTGGTGCCGCTTTCTGAAAAGAAATTGGCTCCACAGCATCGGGGGTTGGGGAAAAAACTTATACAGGAGGCAGAGTGCATTGTTAAAAAAGAATTTAAATTAAAAAAATTAGCCGTTATTGCAGGCGTTGGAGTTCGTGGATATTTTAAAAAATTAGGATATCGCTTAGAAGACACTTACATGGTAAAAAAATTAAATTAG
- a CDS encoding cupin domain-containing protein yields the protein MKGFYINIEKETLENNNFRKVLYTGRNSQLVLMSLKPKEEIGMEIHTDNDQFFRFEKGEGRVIIDGNEYLVKDGDAIVVPAGAEHNVINISETEELKLYTIYSPPHHKDGIVRITKEEAEANEAPFDGKTTE from the coding sequence ATGAAGGGATTTTACATAAATATAGAGAAAGAAACTTTGGAAAATAATAATTTTCGTAAAGTTCTTTATACAGGAAGAAATAGTCAGTTGGTTTTGATGAGTTTAAAGCCAAAAGAAGAAATTGGAATGGAAATTCATACAGACAATGATCAATTTTTCCGTTTTGAAAAAGGAGAAGGGAGGGTAATTATTGATGGTAATGAGTATTTAGTAAAAGATGGTGATGCTATTGTTGTTCCAGCAGGTGCTGAGCATAATGTCATTAATATTTCAGAAACAGAAGAACTGAAGCTTTATACAATTTATTCACCACCTCATCATAAAGATGGAATTGTGAGAATTACTAAAGAAGAAGCTGAGGCTAATGAAGCGCCATTTGATGGGAAAACAACTGAGTAA